In Onychostoma macrolepis isolate SWU-2019 chromosome 12, ASM1243209v1, whole genome shotgun sequence, a single window of DNA contains:
- the LOC131551594 gene encoding pleckstrin homology domain-containing family S member 1-like, translated as MSNNKKKPTTTSIFYKEPAMVEELYTGYLVKSPAQPALTKNAKSWKRRFFVLSKTGEDAYQLTFNANNERKEIDLSKISLLFIGPEAHQKWDWIQKNFKCSTSSVLFLKVEDDTPKHSRDYFLIGENSDDVDGWLNALVKVMKTKKSRKTLQDNRYRSASDPVKSSEPKVEDEPDDRRSAPGLTLTYPSLYSHYDYPRKLSEPPIPVAFKIPIIEDEDEKQDESPEENAYMSMASLQRALKEDQLEVDNASIQKNTSINGQESSVCNGAVNQDEDDKNKCETHTHVEKEICVSQNDLKNSLILTQEEGKPCVSDCRKIQDSCLFHKGDQILAFNDLLIYTVDEIQIYLRRLSKDEVKLTIRRLIGSQPLHSEPCPS; from the exons ATGtccaacaacaaaaagaaaccAA CaacaacttcaatattttacAAAGAGCCAGCGATGGTGGAGGAATTGTACACTGGATACCTGGTCAAGTCCCCCGCTCAACCAGCTCTGACTAAAAACGCT AAATCATGGAAGCGTCGTTTCTTTGTGCTCTCCAAGACGGGTGAGGACGCCTACCAGTTAACATTCAATGCAAACAACGAAAGAAAAGAGATAGACCTTTCCAA GATCAGCCTGCTATTTATTGGCCCCGAAGCACATCAGAAGTGGGACTGGATCCAGAAAAACTTCAAGTGTTCTACATCCTCTGTGCTGTTCTTGAAGGTGGAAGATGATACACCAAAACACTCTAGAGACTATTTCCTCATTGGAGAAAACAG TGATGATGTGGATGGTTGGCTCAATGCCTTAGTCAAAGTAATGAAGACCAAGAAATCAAGAAAGACCCTTCag GACAACAGATATAGATCAGCATCTGATCCTGTAAAGAGTTCAGAACCAAAGGTTGAGGATGAGCCTGATGACAGACGGTCAGCACCTGGATTAACGCTAACTTACCCGTCACTGTACAGCCATTACGACTATCCTCGCAAGCTCAGTGAACCTCCAATACCAGTAGCGTTCAAG ATTCCAATtattgaagatgaagatgagaaGCAGGATGAATCACCAGAAGAAAATGCATACATGTCCATGGCATCATT GCAAAGAGCTTTGAAAGAAGACCAACTGGAGGTGGACAATGCAAGCATTCAGAAAAA CACTTCCATTAATGGTCAAGAGTCCTCTGTGTGCAATGGTGCAGTCAACCAGGATGAGGAcgataaaaataaatg tgaaacacacacacatgttgagAAGGAGATCTGCGTTAGTCAAAATGATCTTAAAAACAGTCTGATCTTGACACAGGAAGAAGGAAAACCATG TGTCTCTGACTGTCGGAAGATTCAGGACTCGTGTCTCTTCCATAAGGGGGATCAGATCCTGGCCTTCAATGACCTGCTTATATACACAGTAGATGAGATTCAGATATACTTAAGAAGACTAAGCAAGGATGAG GTAAAACTCACTATTCGGCGGCTCATAGGATCCCAGCCTCTGCACTCTGAACCCTGCCCATCATAA
- the plekhs1.4 gene encoding pleckstrin homology domain-containing family S member 1, with protein sequence MADNNYVFYIHGAEEQMCSGYLYKSPPENQFKSQKSWKRRFFVLLKYRDNICQLKYYKNEEKNKPLGDIDLSKVTYMFLHPEMHTMWKWIHNNFRCSSSCVMFIRVPERDYFLIGENSWEMEKWFAALYDILNIRPHRLMDPKTFGSKRHISEPPRSENDNNQKTEWGQTKHVTHELPLSVTHEPIYVSPIKLKSIKTELTTEISHEDDVTDDLSE encoded by the exons ATGGCAG ATAATAACTATGTCTTTTACATACATGGAGCCGAGGAACAAATGTGTTCTGGATACCTTTACAAATCTCCCCCGGAAAATCAGTTCAAGTCTCAG aaatcCTGGAAAAGGAGGTTTTTTGTTCTTCTAAAGTACAGAGACAACATATGCCAACTTAAGTACTACAAAAATGAAGAGAAGAACAAACCACTGGGAGACATTGACTTGTCTAA GGTCACATACATGTTCTTGCACCCCGAGATGCACACAATGTGGAAATGGATTCATAACAATTTCAGATGTTCTTCTTCATGTGTAATGTTTATTAGAGTACCAGAGAGAGACTACTTCCTTATAGGAGAAAACAG TTGGGAGATGGAAAAATGGTTCGCTGCTTTATATGACATCTTAAACATTCGTCCACACAGACTGATGGATCCCAAG ACATTTGGGTCAAAGAGACACATCAGTGAACCTCCGCGATCAGAAAATGACAATAACCAG AAAACTGAGTGGGGTCAAACAAAACATGTTACACATGAGCTGCCATTATCTGTGACCCATGAACCCATCTACGTTTCTCCGATAAAACTGAAGAGTATTAAG ACTGAACTAACAACAGAAATAAGTCATGAAGATGACGTCACAGATGACCTGTCAGAATGA